One Kiritimatiellia bacterium DNA window includes the following coding sequences:
- the hemG gene encoding protoporphyrinogen oxidase, which yields MKRLAIIGGGITGLSAAWYACREFTRLGINASCTLFEASDRLGGKIVTERTGGFVIEGGPDSFLAEKPAALELCRELGLQDEILPSNEQYRRVYILRRGRLVPFPEGFRLTIPTRWMPLLATPLLSPFGKLRMAAEVFIPPRKDPEDESLASFIRRRFGNECLERIAGPLLGGIFVSDPERLSMQATFPRLLEMERTYGSLIRAARAASAKRPQNGPLADRVNRAHRALFHSLRNGIAGIVEALERHIEAGVIRRTQVHRVIPSGRSLRVETEAGEAFLADAAILAIPANRAAEIVRESANGLAEKLERIRFVSSAVVTLAYRADAIPAARPLDGFGVLVPDAEGRAILAITWSSTKFANRAPPGAALMRVFLGGPRHEGLAWQSEEDLVQIARTEVASILGIRASPLFHRLHRWIEANPQYDVGHSTLVKAIESEGRSLTGLFFAGSSYHGVGIPDCIESAKRAVLGVLQYWRDQSDESSG from the coding sequence GTGAAACGCCTGGCGATCATCGGCGGCGGCATCACCGGCCTCTCCGCCGCGTGGTATGCCTGTCGGGAATTCACGCGTCTCGGCATCAACGCCTCCTGCACGCTCTTCGAGGCATCGGATCGCCTCGGTGGGAAAATTGTGACGGAGCGTACCGGCGGATTCGTCATCGAGGGCGGCCCGGATTCATTCCTGGCTGAAAAACCGGCCGCGCTCGAGCTCTGCCGCGAACTGGGCCTGCAGGATGAGATTTTGCCGTCAAACGAACAGTATCGGCGCGTATACATCCTGCGGCGCGGCCGACTGGTCCCCTTTCCGGAGGGGTTTCGTCTTACGATCCCCACCCGTTGGATGCCTTTGTTGGCCACTCCGCTGTTGTCACCCTTCGGCAAACTCCGAATGGCCGCCGAGGTTTTCATTCCGCCCCGCAAGGATCCGGAAGACGAATCCCTTGCCTCGTTTATCCGTCGGCGCTTCGGAAACGAGTGCCTCGAACGAATTGCAGGACCGCTCCTCGGCGGAATATTCGTCAGCGATCCGGAGCGCCTCAGTATGCAGGCAACATTTCCGCGCCTCCTGGAAATGGAACGAACCTATGGAAGCCTCATCCGAGCCGCGCGTGCAGCCTCCGCTAAGCGTCCCCAAAACGGCCCTCTCGCCGACCGGGTGAACCGAGCGCATCGGGCCCTGTTTCACTCATTACGGAACGGCATCGCCGGGATCGTCGAGGCACTCGAGCGGCACATCGAAGCCGGAGTAATTCGCCGGACTCAGGTTCACAGGGTCATCCCCTCCGGGCGGAGCCTCCGCGTCGAAACGGAGGCGGGCGAGGCATTTCTCGCCGACGCAGCGATATTGGCGATTCCCGCGAATCGTGCAGCCGAGATTGTCCGGGAATCCGCCAACGGACTTGCCGAAAAACTTGAGCGGATCCGGTTTGTCAGCTCTGCCGTCGTCACACTGGCCTATCGCGCGGACGCGATACCGGCGGCGCGGCCTCTCGACGGCTTTGGCGTGCTTGTCCCGGACGCGGAGGGAAGAGCCATTCTCGCGATCACCTGGTCATCCACCAAATTTGCAAACCGTGCGCCGCCCGGAGCCGCCCTCATGCGTGTCTTCCTAGGCGGTCCTCGCCACGAGGGGTTGGCTTGGCAATCGGAGGAAGATCTGGTCCAGATTGCGAGGACAGAAGTCGCCTCCATTCTGGGCATCCGGGCTTCTCCTCTGTTTCACCGACTCCACCGCTGGATCGAAGCCAATCCTCAATACGATGTAGGACATTCGACCCTGGTGAAGGCGATCGAGTCCGAGGGACGGTCCCTTACCGGGTTATTTTTCGCGGGCAGCTCCTACCACGGCGTCGGGATTCCCGACTGCATTGAGTCCGCGAAACGCGCCGTATTAGGGGTTTTGCAATACTGGCGCGACCAAAGCGACGAGTCGAGCGGCTGA